A portion of the Cryptomeria japonica chromosome 5, Sugi_1.0, whole genome shotgun sequence genome contains these proteins:
- the LOC131062373 gene encoding amine oxidase [copper-containing] gamma 1 — MEATSYLRLSFLLMAALLLLVFVRTWVRLPSLSPEDCSEFGSPCTLKQRIQLGRTGGFIEKNKPPKYQKIDHENEVVKHPLDPLTIQEIKKVREIISKSSDFNHGEFSLNSLVLEEPLKEEVLAWKAGKNFPSRKASVIAQVGGYFHKMVVDLVLGQIVTNDISHEAGYPTMTVEDMVSSVRVPLKNKEFADIVKKRGVNVSDVSCVPISLGWFGEAEEGRRLVKVQCYSMAGTVNFYMRPIEGLTVLVDMDMKKILKITNNGKDIPLPKGENTDYRLSVQKQPLLPPLNPISIEQPKGPSFKVDGHQVKWGSWEFHVKPDPRAGVIISEAKVKDPDTGKMRRVLYKGFTSELFVPYMDPSDAWYFKTYMDAGEYGFGLNTMSLEPLNDCPRNAYYMDGVFASADGTPYVRPNMICIFERYAGDISWRHTECPISGMEIREARPKVTLVVRMSASVANYDYIVDWEFQTDGLIRIKVGLSGILMVKGTKYENVDQIDSNAELHGTLLAENVIGVIHDHYVTFHLDMDIDGTENSFVQVKMAKKTVENGPTPRKSFWTGERHIAQTEKDAQIQLSLYNPSEFHMINPSKKTKIGNPVGYKVVPGGTAASLLDHNDPPQLRGAFTNNQIWVTPYNRSEQWAGGLYTYQSKGDDTLAVWSNRDRPIEKKDIVLWYTLGFHHLPCQEDYPIMPTVSASFDLKPVNFFESNPIMRTAPMTEKDLPMCSASAE, encoded by the exons ATGGAAGCTACCTCCTATCTTAGACTCTCGTTTCTTCTCATGGCAGCTCTTCTGCTGCTGGTATTTGTTAGGACATGGGTTCGTTTGCCTTCTCTTAGTCCTGAGGATTGCTCTGAATTTGGGTCTCCTTGTACGTTAAAGCAAAGAATCCAATTGGGTAGAACTGGTGGTTTCATAGAGAAAAACAAGCCCCCCAAGTACCAGAAAATTGACCATGAGAATGAGGTTGTAAAGCATCCTCTAGATCCTCTTACCATTCAGGAGATCAAGAAAGTCCGAGAGATTATCAGTAAGTCGTCAGATTTTAATCATGGTGAGTTTTCACTAAACTCACTGGTCTTAGAAGAGCCGCTGAAAGAAGAAGTCCTGGCTTGGAAGGCAGGCAAAAACTTTCCTAGCAGGAAGGCTTCAGTTATTGCTCAGGTCGGTGGGTATTTCCATAAAATGGTTGTAGACCTAGTGTTAGGTCAGATTGTAACTAATGATATCAGTCATGAAGCTGGGTATCCTACTATGACAGTAGAGGACATGGTATCAAGTGTTAGGGTGCCTCTGAAGAACAAAGAGTTTGCAGATATTGTCAAAAAGAGGGGAGTCAATGTGAGCGATGTTTCCTGTGTGCCCATTTCCTTGGGATGGTTTGGTGAGGCCGAAGAGGGCAGGAGGCTGGTTAAAGTCCAGTGTTATTCAATGGCAGGAACTGTGAACTTCTATATGAGACCAATTGAGGGTCTTACAGTTCttgttgatatggatatgaaaaaGATTTTGAAGATCACAAACAATGGGAAAGATATACCCCTGCCAAAAGGAGAGAATACAGACTACAGACTTTCTGTCCAAAAGCAGCCTTTGTTACCCCCTCTGAATCCTATCTCCATTGAACAGCCCAAAGGTCCAAGTTTTAAGGTTGATGGGCATCAGGTCAAGTGGGGAAGTTGGGAATTCCATGTCAAACCTGATCCTCGTGCAGGAGTGATAATATCAGAAGCAAAGGTTAAGGATCCTGACACAGGAAAGATGAGAAGGGTTTTGTACAAGGGTTTTACCTCTGAGCTATTTGTGCCTTACATGGATCCTAGTGATGCTTGGTACTTTAAAACCTATATGGATGCAGGGGAATATGGATTTGGATTGAATACCATGTCACTTGAGCCCCTTAATGATTGTCCAAGGAATGCTTACTACATGGATGGAGTGTTTGCTAGTGCAGATGGGACACCTTATGTAAGGCCTAACATGATCTGCATATTTGAAAGATATGCTGGGGATATTTCTTGGCGTCACACGGAATGCCCAATCTCAGGCATGGAG ATCAGAGAAgcgagaccaaaggtgacattggtAGTCCGCATGTCAGCATCTGTTGCAAATTATGATTATATTGTGGATTGGGAATTTCAGACTGATGGTCTTATCCGAATCAAG GTTGGACTAAGTGGAATTCTGATGGTCAAAGGAACAAAATATGAGAACGTGGACCAGATTGACTCTAATGCTGAACTCCATGGAACTTTGCTTGCAGAAAATGTGATTGGTGTCATCCATGACCATTATGTCACATTCCACTTAGACATGGATATTGATGGCACAGAAAACTCGTTTGTTCAGGTTAAGATGGCCAAGAAAACAGTGGAGAATGGACCAACACCACGGAAAAGTTTCTGGACAGGAGAGAGACACATTGCCCAAACAGAGAAGGATGCCCAGATCCAGTTGAGCCTCTACAACCCATCTGAGTTTCATATGATTAATCCATCAAAGAAGACAAAGATTGGCAATCCAGTAGGATACAAAGTTGTCCCTGGAGGCACAGCTGCAAGCTTGCTTGATCACAACGATCCTCCACAACTTCGAGGGGCCTTCACCAACAACCAG ATATGGGTTACTCCATACAATAGAAGTGAACAGTGGGCTGGTGGGCTGTATACATATCAAAGCAAAGGAGATGACACACTGGCTGTATGGTCTAACAG GGACCGCCCAATTGAGAAAAAAGACATTGTGCTTTGGTACACATTGGGCTTCCATCATCTTCCCTGCCAAGAGGACTATCCAATCATGCCAACAGTCTCAGCCAGCTTTGATCTCAAACCAGTAAATTTCTTCGAAAGCAATCCTATCATGAGGACTGCACCAATGACCGAGAAAGATCTCCCAATGTGTTCTGCTTCAGCTGAATGA